The window TGCTCCGGCCAAATGTTATTGATAAAGCGGTCTTCATAGCCCAATATTGTCTGGACCATGGCCTTGCCCTGCTCCGGATTCCGGGAGAGGAAATCATGGGCCTCGACCAGCGCCTTGAGGAAACTTTCCACTAGTTTCGGATTGGCCGTAACCCAGGCGCCGGTGGAGATCAGGGCGCAGTACATGGACTGGCCGCTCTGCACCTGTAAGATAGAGGCTTTATCTCCGAGTTGGTCCTGCATGGCGATGATGTTGGGCTGCCAGGTGACGATGGCATCCACGTTCCCGCCGGTTATGGCGGCGACGGCGTCCGGGGCCTGGACATTGATGGTGGTGATCTGGTTGCGGGAGATGCCGTGCAGGTCAAGATAGCGGCCCAGGAAAAAGTCGGCGGAACTGCCCACCGGCACGCCGACCTTTTTCCCGGCTAGATCGGCGGCTGTCTCTATGCCATGGTCCTTACGGACGACCAGCTTCATGTGGGTGAACATATCGATGCTGCCCAGGGTGGTGATATCATCTCCATCGAAAGC is drawn from Dehalogenimonas sp. THU2 and contains these coding sequences:
- a CDS encoding NrtA/SsuA/CpmA family ABC transporter substrate-binding protein; protein product: MASLASKEPNLRIMRHLIISFVLVPVIALVSCAGGRSPETLQPVRVGMESTAVNSLIYIARDKGFFETNGIELVLDDSYVSGSAAAAGMLRGEVDVATAAELAVVRAAFDGDDITTLGSIDMFTHMKLVVRKDHGIETAADLAGKKVGVPVGSSADFFLGRYLDLHGISRNQITTINVQAPDAVAAITGGNVDAIVTWQPNIIAMQDQLGDKASILQVQSGQSMYCALISTGAWVTANPKLVESFLKALVEAHDFLSRNPEQGKAMVQTILGYEDRFINNIWPEHRLTIRLDQSLVLAMEDQARWLIENGLTEAATIPNIRDYLYPDGLMAVKPDTVSLIR